From the genome of Mesorhizobium japonicum MAFF 303099, one region includes:
- a CDS encoding rhamnan synthesis F family protein: MRRAAIFFFYDERGQVDDYIFYLLEKLRPFVETIIFVSNGEISQSSEASLRSTVDETIIRENTGFDVGAYRDGLEFIGYDKLGDYDEILLLNHTFYGPVFPFSEMFSEMERRACDFWGISDHKEVSPNPFTGAGVLPRHLNSHFIAVRKAMLESIAFRNYWERMPKITDYAESVLLHESRFTGFFENLGYKSETYLDSDKYNSAYPVMIDVDQIYNDRSPILKRRLFFNDPTFLDKNAVDLPRALRVLKETSDYDLNLIWRNVLRSSDLRTLNTNAALMSVLPDKRIKGDGAAADYGKIAVCAHIYYTDMLDEILGLTGNIPVPYDFIATTNTPEKKAEIETALANRPGVKNVIVRVVEQNRGRDMSSLFISLRDLLVDDRYDLVCRLHTKKSPQVQSSMGNLFKRHMVDNLLNSRGYVHNVLDMFHDNPSVGLAIPPIFHISYPTMGFSWFANKPKVEETARLLNINVKFDENTPVAAYGTMFWFRPRALRKMFEHKWKWEEFNAEPDHVDGGFAHALERLIAYAVQNAGYTTQHIMCAHQAEHNYTMLEFKLQKLASFMPSGDFPLQCHMVSEWRKGGYPLGSHVSATPAPMPTSVKHSLAELNLAVKSSLRFRAPILFRALRPIYRGTRAILKPNSRRSGG, translated from the coding sequence ATGCGGCGTGCAGCGATATTTTTCTTCTATGACGAACGCGGCCAGGTTGATGACTATATATTCTACCTTCTAGAAAAATTGCGGCCATTCGTGGAGACGATTATTTTTGTCTCAAACGGAGAAATTTCACAATCATCGGAGGCTTCACTGCGATCCACCGTTGACGAGACTATTATCCGTGAGAATACAGGATTTGACGTTGGGGCGTATCGCGACGGGCTCGAGTTCATCGGTTACGACAAGCTCGGCGATTATGATGAAATCCTTTTGCTTAACCACACATTCTACGGACCTGTTTTCCCGTTCTCGGAAATGTTTTCGGAAATGGAACGCCGGGCCTGCGATTTTTGGGGCATATCCGATCACAAGGAGGTAAGCCCCAATCCTTTCACTGGAGCAGGGGTTTTGCCCCGCCATCTGAACTCTCATTTTATCGCCGTGAGAAAGGCGATGCTTGAGTCGATCGCTTTTCGAAACTATTGGGAGAGAATGCCGAAAATCACAGACTATGCGGAGTCTGTTCTCTTGCATGAGTCGCGTTTTACAGGTTTTTTCGAGAACCTGGGATACAAATCTGAAACGTATCTTGACTCGGATAAATACAATTCCGCGTATCCTGTGATGATCGATGTCGATCAGATTTACAATGATAGAAGCCCAATTTTAAAGCGTCGTCTTTTTTTCAATGATCCAACATTTTTGGATAAGAACGCCGTCGATTTGCCGCGTGCTTTGCGGGTGCTGAAAGAGACATCCGACTACGACCTCAATCTGATTTGGCGCAATGTCCTGCGCTCTTCGGATTTGAGAACCCTCAACACCAATGCGGCGCTGATGAGTGTCTTGCCGGACAAGCGGATTAAAGGCGACGGTGCTGCTGCCGACTATGGCAAGATCGCTGTCTGCGCGCATATCTACTACACCGATATGCTCGACGAGATACTGGGCCTGACTGGCAATATCCCGGTACCCTATGATTTCATTGCCACCACGAATACGCCGGAGAAAAAGGCCGAAATCGAAACCGCCCTGGCGAACCGCCCTGGTGTGAAGAACGTCATCGTCCGGGTTGTCGAGCAGAACCGCGGCCGTGACATGTCCTCACTTTTCATCTCCTTGCGCGATCTGCTGGTCGACGATCGCTATGACCTTGTCTGTCGCCTGCATACAAAAAAATCGCCTCAAGTGCAGTCGTCGATGGGCAACCTGTTCAAGCGGCATATGGTTGACAATCTGCTGAATAGCCGTGGCTACGTGCACAATGTGTTGGATATGTTTCACGACAACCCGTCAGTCGGACTGGCCATTCCGCCTATCTTTCATATCTCATATCCGACCATGGGGTTCTCGTGGTTTGCCAACAAGCCAAAGGTTGAGGAAACCGCGCGGCTTTTGAACATCAACGTCAAGTTCGACGAGAACACTCCGGTGGCTGCGTATGGTACCATGTTCTGGTTCCGGCCACGCGCCCTGCGCAAAATGTTCGAACACAAGTGGAAATGGGAGGAGTTCAATGCCGAGCCGGATCATGTCGACGGCGGCTTCGCTCATGCGCTGGAGCGGCTGATCGCCTACGCGGTTCAGAATGCTGGATATACGACGCAGCACATCATGTGCGCGCATCAGGCAGAGCACAACTACACCATGCTGGAGTTCAAGCTGCAAAAGCTCGCCAGCTTCATGCCGTCAGGGGACTTCCCTTTGCAGTGTCATATGGTGTCTGAGTGGAGAAAGGGCGGCTATCCCTTGGGAAGCCATGTATCGGCTACTCCCGCACCAATGCCGACGTCGGTGAAGCATTCTCTGGCAGAACTCAATTTGGCTGTTAAAAGCTCTCTGAGGTTCAGAGCGCCTATCCTGTTCAGAGCACTACGGCCGATCTATCGCGGCACGAGGGCGATCCTGAAACCGAACTCTCGGCGTAGTGGCGGATGA
- a CDS encoding rhamnan synthesis F family protein: MRRIAVFSLYNEHGIADDYVIFLLEKLREFVERIVVVSNGNLSKLSEIAIKASCDQLLVRENVGFDVWGYKTGIDAVGFDALSEYDELILLNDTCYGPLFPFSEMFSEMERRDCDFWGSAAHSKMTPNPFTGTGHLPRHLTANFIAVREKMLKSRAFKTYWENLPAIKTYIDAIMLHESQFTKHFTDLGYSAEAYVDPDKYGSHYPAFINVDETIINRFPLLKRRPFFHDPTFLNAQGIDLPRALRVLEETSDYDLNLIWRNVLRTSELRNLNTNAALMSVLPDERAKDDDAPSDYGKIAVCAHIYYTDMLEEILALTGNIPVPYDFIATTDTPDKKAEIEATLAKRPGVKNVIVRVVEKNRGRDMSSLFISLRDLLVDDRYDLVCRLHTKKSPQVQASRSNLFKRHMLENLLNTRGYVHNVLDMFHDNPSVGLAVPPVVHISYPTMGHAWFFNRPKVEETARLLNIKVKFDHDTPVAAYGTMFWFRPRALRKMFEHKWKWEDFNAEPNHVDGGLAHVLERLIAYAAQDAGYTTRHIMCAHQAAHNYTMLEFKLQKLASLMPSGDFPWQCHLLSEWKKAGYPVANHLPSALSSSQTSVTSVKRSLGKLNLAIKNSLWFRAPTLFKILRPIYRAVAKP, from the coding sequence GTGCGTCGTATTGCCGTATTTTCTCTCTACAACGAGCATGGAATTGCCGATGACTATGTCATCTTCCTGCTCGAAAAGCTGCGCGAGTTTGTCGAGAGGATTGTTGTCGTATCCAACGGAAATCTTTCCAAGCTTTCGGAAATAGCAATCAAAGCCAGTTGTGATCAGCTTCTGGTCCGGGAGAACGTGGGATTTGACGTATGGGGATACAAGACCGGTATCGACGCTGTCGGCTTTGACGCTCTTTCCGAGTATGATGAACTTATCCTGCTGAATGACACTTGCTACGGGCCTCTTTTCCCGTTTTCGGAAATGTTTTCTGAAATGGAGCGCCGGGATTGTGATTTCTGGGGCAGCGCTGCCCATTCGAAAATGACGCCAAATCCGTTTACCGGAACGGGCCATCTGCCTCGCCACCTCACAGCAAACTTCATTGCTGTCCGCGAGAAGATGTTGAAATCACGCGCCTTCAAAACATACTGGGAAAATCTGCCGGCGATCAAAACTTACATCGACGCTATCATGCTTCACGAGTCGCAGTTTACCAAGCATTTTACAGATCTTGGCTACTCGGCGGAAGCGTATGTTGATCCGGATAAGTATGGCTCGCACTATCCGGCGTTTATTAACGTGGATGAGACAATCATCAACCGCTTCCCCTTGCTAAAGCGACGTCCGTTTTTTCATGATCCGACGTTTTTGAATGCTCAAGGCATTGATTTGCCGCGCGCTTTGCGAGTTCTTGAGGAGACATCCGACTACGACCTCAATCTGATTTGGCGCAATGTCCTGCGCACTTCGGAATTGAGGAATCTAAACACGAATGCCGCGCTGATGAGCGTCTTGCCCGATGAGCGAGCCAAAGACGATGACGCTCCTTCCGACTACGGCAAGATCGCTGTCTGCGCGCATATCTACTACACCGATATGCTGGAAGAGATACTGGCGCTGACCGGCAACATCCCGGTTCCCTATGATTTCATTGCCACGACGGATACGCCGGATAAAAAGGCCGAGATTGAAGCCACACTGGCAAAACGCCCTGGCGTGAAGAACGTCATCGTCCGCGTGGTCGAGAAAAATCGCGGTCGTGACATGTCCTCGCTTTTCATTTCCTTGCGCGATCTGCTCGTCGACGACCGTTATGACCTTGTGTGTCGCCTGCATACAAAAAAGTCGCCTCAAGTGCAGGCGTCGAGAAGCAACCTGTTCAAGCGGCATATGCTTGAGAACTTGCTGAATACGCGTGGCTATGTCCACAATGTTTTGGATATGTTTCACGACAATCCGTCAGTCGGACTAGCCGTTCCGCCTGTCGTTCATATTTCCTATCCGACGATGGGGCACGCATGGTTCTTCAACAGACCAAAGGTTGAGGAAACCGCGCGGCTTTTGAACATCAAGGTCAAGTTCGATCATGACACCCCGGTGGCTGCCTATGGCACCATGTTCTGGTTTCGGCCACGCGCCCTGCGCAAGATGTTCGAACACAAGTGGAAATGGGAAGACTTCAATGCCGAGCCAAATCATGTTGACGGCGGCTTGGCTCATGTGCTGGAGCGGCTGATCGCCTATGCGGCTCAGGACGCTGGATATACCACGCGGCACATCATGTGCGCGCATCAGGCGGCGCACAATTACACCATGCTGGAGTTCAAGCTGCAAAAACTTGCCAGCCTGATGCCGTCAGGCGACTTTCCGTGGCAGTGCCATTTGTTGTCTGAGTGGAAGAAGGCCGGTTATCCCGTGGCAAACCATCTACCGTCCGCTCTGTCATCGTCGCAGACGTCGGTAACGTCAGTGAAGCGCTCTCTGGGTAAACTCAATTTGGCCATTAAAAACTCTCTGTGGTTCAGAGCGCCTACCCTGTTCAAAATACTGAGACCGATCTATCGAGCTGTGGCCAAGCCCTAA
- a CDS encoding rhamnan synthesis F family protein yields MRRLAIAFYYDQEGKIDEYYFHLIASIRPFVEQLLVVCNGPIDDEARSRLPDATDSFLIRENKGFDVWAYRTALEHIGWDELSQFDEILFFNHTFYGPIFPFSEMFSEMDQRHCDFWGISAHKAIRPNPIDVRKSELPFHLNSHFIAVRRSLHQSKAFRDYWTRMVSINSYIESVAKHETVFTAHFQALGYTCSVLLDPERYRTPYPVFMEPDKTLEDRSPILKRRLFFHDTLSLERAAINLPRALEIIENQSDYDLSLIWKSVGRLGSPRTLNGNAALLSVLPDVQVGPQRNWDDCRIAVLAHVYHLDMIDEILGYAENVPKGYDLIVTTDNADKQALIQQAIAKATNASNAVVLVVRNDGRDTSALLVGCRDYVLEDRYDLICRVHSKRSPQDGPRGELFKLHTFENLLHTPGYVSNLLELFANNPALGLVMPPLVHIGYPTIGNSWAGNKANVAKLARQLGLIVHLDDSTPVAPYGGMYWFRPAALRKLFEERWNWNDFANMDYRDGSLVHAIERIIAYVAIDAGYTFRHVMTAGHAAHNYVMLEAKLQALCENGAPAEFGNYGVVRAFRGLIFAIKRSIVARSPIAFRILRPLYRGLRRIIAFGD; encoded by the coding sequence ATGAGGCGTCTGGCAATCGCATTTTATTACGATCAAGAAGGCAAGATAGATGAGTATTATTTTCACCTGATTGCATCGATAAGGCCCTTTGTTGAACAACTGCTGGTCGTTTGCAACGGTCCGATAGACGACGAGGCTCGATCTCGCCTTCCTGACGCTACCGACAGCTTTCTGATCAGGGAAAACAAGGGGTTCGATGTTTGGGCCTATCGGACTGCCCTCGAACATATCGGGTGGGATGAGCTTTCACAGTTCGACGAGATATTGTTTTTCAACCACACTTTCTACGGGCCGATTTTTCCCTTCTCCGAAATGTTCTCGGAGATGGACCAACGTCACTGTGACTTTTGGGGAATCTCCGCCCACAAGGCGATAAGGCCCAATCCGATCGACGTCAGAAAATCGGAACTGCCCTTCCATCTCAATTCCCATTTCATAGCAGTGCGGCGGTCCTTGCATCAGTCGAAGGCGTTTCGTGACTATTGGACCCGGATGGTGTCCATCAACTCCTATATAGAGTCAGTTGCGAAGCACGAGACGGTGTTCACAGCGCATTTTCAGGCTTTGGGTTACACCTGTTCGGTATTGCTCGATCCCGAACGATACAGGACGCCATACCCGGTTTTCATGGAGCCGGACAAAACGCTGGAGGACCGGAGCCCGATCCTGAAGCGGCGCCTCTTCTTTCATGACACGCTGTCCCTTGAGCGCGCGGCCATCAACCTGCCGCGTGCTTTGGAGATCATAGAGAACCAATCTGACTATGATTTGTCGCTGATATGGAAAAGCGTTGGCCGCTTGGGCTCGCCTCGTACGCTAAACGGTAACGCCGCATTGCTCTCCGTCCTGCCGGATGTCCAGGTCGGTCCGCAAAGGAATTGGGACGATTGTCGGATAGCTGTTCTCGCGCATGTCTATCACCTCGACATGATCGACGAGATTCTCGGCTATGCCGAAAACGTGCCGAAGGGCTATGACCTGATCGTCACGACCGACAATGCCGATAAGCAGGCCTTGATTCAGCAAGCGATCGCGAAGGCGACGAACGCCAGCAATGCGGTCGTCCTGGTCGTCCGCAACGACGGCAGGGATACGTCCGCCCTTCTTGTCGGTTGCCGGGACTATGTACTTGAAGACCGGTACGACTTGATCTGCCGGGTCCATTCCAAGCGATCTCCCCAAGACGGCCCGAGGGGAGAGTTGTTTAAACTCCACACTTTTGAAAACCTTCTTCACACGCCTGGCTATGTCTCGAATTTGCTTGAACTCTTTGCCAACAATCCAGCGCTTGGTCTCGTCATGCCACCGTTGGTTCATATTGGCTATCCGACCATTGGAAATTCATGGGCTGGCAACAAAGCCAACGTGGCAAAGCTTGCCCGACAGTTGGGCCTGATCGTGCATTTGGATGATAGTACACCTGTCGCGCCTTACGGCGGGATGTATTGGTTTCGTCCTGCAGCTCTAAGGAAGCTTTTCGAAGAAAGGTGGAACTGGAACGATTTTGCCAATATGGATTATCGGGATGGGAGTTTGGTCCATGCCATAGAGCGGATCATAGCCTATGTTGCAATCGACGCCGGCTATACCTTTCGGCACGTGATGACTGCCGGGCATGCTGCTCACAACTACGTAATGCTGGAGGCTAAATTGCAAGCCCTATGCGAGAACGGGGCTCCAGCGGAATTCGGAAACTATGGAGTAGTAAGGGCCTTTCGTGGCCTCATCTTCGCGATCAAGAGGTCAATTGTAGCCAGATCGCCGATAGCGTTCAGGATTCTCAGGCCACTCTATCGCGGGCTACGAAGGATAATCGCGTTTGGGGATTAG
- a CDS encoding sulfotransferase family protein gives MTPIAGLPRAPTRQAILILGMHRSGTSALGGVINALGAAGPKTPLPSHAANPRGFFESAPLSLAHDELLASVGSSWLDWRQLKPQRINSEATEPYRRRIKQLLIDEFGYEPLIVIKDPRTCRFVPFMSSILDEMNVSPVALLPIRNPLEVAYSLHRRDKMALPKSLLLWLRHVLEAEYHSRHMPRYILSYEGFLVDWRKHMDRAAEKTGVVWPAHPDRSDVKVEQFLTTDLYHERSTPEDMRHHPEVASLVRETYQILSTIAAGDEDNGLLDQLDIMRTRFDDACETFSAAMATEELAVVQLRGELSTRSTETERARQENSKLASFLEQQSLEVRGLAAERDALVGTRGTLIAERDALVNAQASLIAERDALLRDMSCIANERDALLRSRSWRLTAPLRLIGGLFPRG, from the coding sequence ATGACCCCAATAGCCGGATTGCCACGGGCACCGACGCGTCAAGCCATCTTAATCCTGGGAATGCACAGGAGCGGAACCTCGGCGCTTGGGGGCGTCATCAATGCATTGGGAGCAGCCGGGCCGAAGACCCCGCTGCCGTCGCACGCGGCCAATCCGCGTGGATTCTTCGAGAGCGCGCCCCTTTCCCTTGCGCACGACGAACTGCTCGCATCGGTGGGCTCATCCTGGCTCGACTGGCGTCAACTCAAGCCGCAGAGGATTAACTCAGAGGCAACAGAGCCGTATCGTCGGAGAATAAAACAGCTGCTCATCGACGAGTTCGGTTACGAACCGCTGATCGTTATCAAAGACCCGCGGACATGCAGATTTGTTCCGTTCATGTCGTCGATCTTGGACGAAATGAATGTCAGCCCCGTCGCTCTTCTGCCGATACGCAATCCTCTTGAGGTCGCATATTCGCTGCACCGGAGAGATAAAATGGCGCTGCCAAAGTCACTGCTGTTGTGGCTCAGGCATGTCCTCGAAGCTGAATATCATTCACGACACATGCCGCGATATATTCTGTCATATGAGGGGTTTCTGGTCGACTGGCGAAAGCATATGGACCGCGCAGCTGAGAAAACCGGTGTCGTCTGGCCTGCTCACCCCGACCGCTCGGACGTCAAGGTCGAGCAGTTTTTGACGACAGACCTTTATCATGAAAGGTCCACGCCCGAAGATATGCGTCATCATCCCGAAGTTGCGTCGCTGGTCCGTGAGACCTATCAAATTCTGAGCACGATCGCTGCCGGCGATGAAGACAATGGCTTGCTTGATCAGCTGGATATTATGCGGACGAGATTTGACGACGCCTGCGAAACATTTTCGGCTGCCATGGCGACGGAGGAACTGGCGGTTGTGCAACTGCGTGGTGAACTTAGCACGCGCAGCACCGAGACAGAGCGGGCCCGTCAAGAGAATTCGAAGCTTGCAAGCTTTTTGGAACAGCAATCCCTTGAAGTCCGCGGCCTGGCGGCCGAACGTGATGCCCTCGTCGGAACCCGCGGCACTCTGATCGCTGAACGGGATGCCCTTGTAAATGCCCAAGCAAGCTTAATCGCCGAACGCGACGCGCTCCTACGGGACATGAGTTGCATCGCCAATGAGCGCGACGCTCTACTCAGGTCGCGCAGTTGGCGGCTGACCGCACCTTTGCGACTGATAGGTGGTCTGTTCCCCCGTGGCTGA
- a CDS encoding ABC transporter ATP-binding protein has translation MTLSAPGRRRSALGGNIAKSGTKQVVQALDGVSFELKAGDRLGLVGPNGAGKTTLLKVLYGIYQPSGGTISITGKVDALFNIHIGFRPEATGRRNIVLRGLISGWTAAEIEEKMEEIIDFSELGDFIDLPFKAYSQGMAARLAFAAATTLEPEILLMDEWIGAGDASFQEKAKRRMDELAEKAGIIVLASHDDALIRRVCTKKLTLRAGRVESLA, from the coding sequence TTGACGCTTTCGGCGCCCGGCCGGCGTCGGAGCGCTCTCGGCGGCAATATAGCCAAGTCGGGCACCAAACAGGTCGTGCAGGCGCTCGACGGTGTCAGCTTCGAGCTCAAGGCGGGCGACCGGTTAGGGCTTGTCGGCCCGAATGGCGCCGGCAAGACCACCCTGCTCAAGGTTCTATACGGAATCTACCAGCCATCGGGTGGCACGATATCGATCACCGGCAAGGTCGATGCCCTGTTCAACATCCACATAGGGTTTCGTCCCGAGGCCACCGGGCGCAGGAACATCGTGCTGAGGGGGTTGATCAGCGGTTGGACGGCAGCCGAGATCGAAGAGAAGATGGAAGAAATAATCGATTTCAGCGAACTGGGCGACTTCATCGACCTGCCGTTCAAGGCGTACAGCCAAGGCATGGCGGCACGTTTGGCATTTGCTGCAGCGACCACTCTCGAGCCTGAAATTCTTCTGATGGATGAATGGATTGGGGCCGGCGACGCGTCGTTCCAGGAGAAAGCCAAACGACGCATGGACGAACTGGCGGAAAAGGCCGGCATCATCGTGTTGGCCAGCCACGACGATGCGCTCATCCGACGCGTCTGCACGAAAAAACTCACACTTCGAGCTGGGCGGGTGGAGTCGCTGGCTTAA
- a CDS encoding ABC transporter permease — MPVEMAIRDGFGGSPWPAKDNAPEQRIAILPTMIAALNGAFDDISKAMRLHRVWIALAHEDIGDQHRRTTLGPLWMLVNYFAFVGTFAFVFVTKDASNPSYIAYVAIGMLVWFYLTETITMSVSLFQREASFIQGTTLPLFVYVMRLTMQCIIRAGYSLAGCVLILLLSGYGINTNWLLSALGLLLLILATPAFVVVFAFLGAFFPDSEFIVGNLMRVGMFFTPVFWVYSGQEGIQAYAYHWNPFTYFLESVRDPITTGIFPGHALAVTGYFCLGLWALALLLLGLYRKRIVFLI, encoded by the coding sequence ATGCCTGTCGAAATGGCTATTAGAGATGGGTTTGGTGGTTCGCCATGGCCAGCGAAAGACAATGCGCCAGAACAACGGATTGCGATACTCCCAACTATGATTGCGGCACTAAACGGCGCTTTTGACGACATCTCAAAAGCCATGAGATTACACCGGGTCTGGATCGCGCTTGCCCATGAGGACATCGGCGACCAGCACAGACGCACGACGCTCGGCCCGCTTTGGATGCTGGTCAACTATTTCGCTTTCGTCGGCACATTTGCCTTTGTTTTCGTGACCAAGGACGCAAGCAACCCAAGCTATATAGCCTATGTGGCCATCGGCATGCTGGTGTGGTTCTACCTCACCGAGACCATCACCATGAGCGTGTCTCTCTTCCAGCGCGAAGCGAGCTTCATTCAAGGCACGACGCTGCCGTTGTTCGTATATGTGATGCGATTGACGATGCAATGCATCATTCGGGCTGGTTATTCGCTAGCGGGTTGCGTTCTTATTTTGCTTTTGAGCGGTTACGGAATCAACACAAACTGGCTGCTGTCCGCGCTGGGCTTGTTGCTCCTGATCCTGGCAACCCCTGCATTTGTGGTGGTTTTTGCGTTCCTGGGCGCATTCTTTCCCGACAGCGAATTCATCGTTGGCAACCTGATGCGGGTGGGCATGTTCTTCACGCCGGTCTTCTGGGTCTATAGCGGGCAAGAGGGCATTCAAGCATACGCCTATCATTGGAACCCGTTCACCTATTTCCTGGAGAGCGTGCGAGACCCGATCACAACGGGCATATTTCCGGGGCATGCTTTGGCGGTGACAGGCTATTTCTGCCTCGGCCTCTGGGCACTTGCGCTGCTGCTGCTGGGCCTTTATCGCAAGCGCATCGTTTTCCTGATCTGA
- a CDS encoding glycosyltransferase family 2 protein codes for MDRADLRIAVLMGTKDGAPFIDEQLQSLLAQSHPLIDLWISDDGSVDGTVPIIEAWKSRWTKGRVTLVQGPREGFAANFRSMILDRRIDADFYAFSDQDDVWEPDRLESAVQWMQAFGAEPPLMFCSRTATMTETGSLAGHSPLFRRPPSFRNALVQSIAGGNTILLNRAARDLLARASARTGFVSHDWWAYLVVTGAGGVVHYDPRPLVRYRQHAANLVGANVSWAARVSRLGRLFKGEFADWTDLNLAGLAVNRDLLTPDAATCLDLFASGRQGSLFQRLRTLLVSGVYRQTLAGTLGLYLAFVLGRI; via the coding sequence GTGGATAGGGCAGATCTGCGCATAGCGGTGCTGATGGGCACGAAAGACGGCGCCCCGTTCATAGATGAGCAGTTGCAATCCCTGCTCGCCCAGTCGCATCCGCTCATCGACCTCTGGATCTCCGATGATGGCTCCGTCGACGGCACGGTTCCCATCATTGAAGCCTGGAAATCCCGCTGGACAAAGGGTCGAGTAACGTTGGTGCAGGGGCCGCGCGAAGGCTTCGCTGCCAATTTTCGTTCGATGATACTCGACCGGCGTATCGATGCCGACTTCTACGCCTTCAGCGATCAGGACGATGTCTGGGAGCCGGACAGGCTGGAAAGTGCCGTCCAATGGATGCAGGCTTTCGGCGCGGAACCCCCGTTGATGTTCTGCTCGCGAACCGCGACCATGACCGAAACGGGTAGCCTTGCCGGCCACTCGCCATTGTTTCGGCGGCCGCCATCCTTCCGCAACGCGCTCGTGCAAAGCATCGCCGGCGGCAACACTATCCTGCTCAATCGCGCGGCACGGGACCTGTTGGCAAGGGCTTCGGCACGCACGGGCTTCGTCAGCCACGACTGGTGGGCCTATCTGGTTGTAACCGGGGCCGGCGGCGTCGTCCACTACGACCCGCGGCCCCTGGTGCGCTACCGGCAGCACGCGGCGAACCTTGTCGGCGCCAACGTGTCGTGGGCGGCAAGGGTCTCGCGGCTTGGGCGTCTGTTCAAGGGCGAGTTTGCCGACTGGACCGATCTCAACCTTGCCGGTTTGGCGGTCAATCGCGACCTGCTCACGCCGGATGCCGCGACGTGCCTCGACCTGTTCGCAAGTGGTCGGCAGGGCAGTCTTTTCCAGCGTTTGCGCACTCTGCTCGTAAGCGGTGTCTATCGGCAGACCCTTGCCGGGACGCTGGGGCTTTATCTCGCATTCGTCCTGGGTCGCATCTGA
- a CDS encoding phosphomannomutase → MAALPLISQSEVMKFGSSGLRGLASELVGNPSGLYTEAFAWRLTAGGIQPNSMVLVGRDLRDSSPAIAANCMAALAASGLQPIDCGAIPTPALALYGQQQGAAALMVTGSHIPADRNGIKFYSPHGEISKADEAAMARYAAERSGAYRPPPPPGTAPPTRHDQAIAAYRTRAEIILEPGSLSGMRVGVYQHSSVAADLLVEILQSLGANVTPVGKSGTFVPVDTEAVSPTTLANFKRWAREFNLDAIVSTDADADRPLIADENGDLFRGDLIGLATALFLRADVVVTPVTSNSGISKAFGFKVVRTKVGSPFVIEGMEASHQAGRIVVGFEANGGVLLGSDCSLRGMTLTALPTRDSLLPILAVLGLVASTGNTLSQLRTVWKLPVCASERLENFPVESSHSLMRRLADRDALQQFLAPFGTVAEVDETDGFRMRMQTGEIIHLRPSGNAPELRCYSEAATPDRAAAIVALTLERARAITSTD, encoded by the coding sequence ATGGCGGCCTTGCCTCTCATCAGCCAAAGTGAAGTGATGAAATTTGGATCGAGTGGCCTTAGAGGCCTGGCTTCGGAACTGGTCGGCAACCCGAGTGGACTTTATACTGAGGCTTTCGCCTGGCGCCTGACTGCCGGCGGGATTCAGCCGAACTCCATGGTGCTGGTGGGTCGTGACTTGCGCGACAGCAGTCCCGCCATTGCCGCCAACTGCATGGCAGCCCTGGCGGCAAGCGGGCTTCAACCGATCGATTGCGGAGCCATTCCAACGCCGGCTTTGGCGCTGTACGGCCAGCAGCAAGGCGCAGCGGCCCTTATGGTGACGGGTTCGCATATTCCCGCTGATCGCAACGGTATCAAATTTTACAGCCCGCACGGCGAGATCAGCAAGGCGGATGAAGCCGCCATGGCACGATACGCCGCCGAGAGATCGGGCGCCTATCGCCCTCCGCCGCCGCCAGGAACGGCTCCACCAACACGCCATGATCAAGCGATCGCCGCCTATCGCACGCGCGCCGAGATCATATTGGAGCCCGGCTCCCTTTCCGGCATGAGGGTCGGCGTTTATCAGCACAGCTCGGTGGCGGCGGATCTGCTGGTCGAGATTCTCCAATCCCTTGGCGCTAATGTGACGCCTGTCGGGAAATCCGGTACCTTCGTGCCCGTTGATACTGAAGCTGTCAGCCCGACCACACTAGCAAACTTCAAGCGTTGGGCTCGGGAATTCAACCTCGATGCCATCGTGTCGACAGATGCCGATGCCGATCGGCCGCTCATTGCCGACGAGAATGGCGATCTTTTTCGCGGCGACCTGATCGGTCTCGCCACGGCCTTGTTCTTGCGGGCAGACGTCGTCGTGACGCCGGTGACCTCCAATTCGGGCATTTCGAAAGCCTTCGGTTTCAAGGTCGTGAGGACGAAGGTCGGATCTCCCTTTGTTATCGAAGGGATGGAAGCATCACACCAGGCCGGCCGCATCGTCGTCGGCTTCGAGGCCAATGGCGGCGTTCTCCTGGGATCGGATTGTTCCCTGCGCGGAATGACACTGACGGCATTGCCGACACGGGATTCCCTGCTCCCGATCCTCGCCGTGCTGGGTCTGGTTGCATCGACAGGAAATACGCTGTCGCAGCTGCGCACGGTCTGGAAGCTTCCGGTTTGCGCAAGCGAGCGACTTGAAAACTTCCCGGTGGAAAGCTCGCACAGCTTGATGCGCCGCCTGGCGGATCGGGATGCACTGCAGCAATTCCTGGCGCCTTTCGGGACCGTTGCCGAAGTCGACGAGACCGACGGCTTCAGGATGCGAATGCAGACCGGTGAGATCATCCATTTGCGGCCCTCCGGCAACGCACCTGAACTTCGCTGCTATTCGGAGGCTGCTACCCCTGACAGAGCTGCAGCGATCGTGGCATTGACGCTTGAAAGGGCGCGGGCGATCACCTCCACGGACTAA